In Streptomyces sp. NBC_00704, a genomic segment contains:
- the mshD gene encoding mycothiol synthase, giving the protein MTSDDIARIPGSRSIETHSELTPAQAEAVLDLLAAAARTDGQQAVSEQGRLQLRGGPRDGVSHLVLTLDGELVGYAQLEDTDPVEAPAAELVVHPSHRGHGHGRALGSALLAASGKRLRVWAHGGHSAARHLAQVLGLTLFRELRQMRRSLTDLALPEPVLPAGVGVRAFVPGRDDSAWLALNAASFAHHPEQGSLTQRDLDDRMAQPWFDPAGFFLAHRGEQLVGFHWTKVHAEEQLGEVYVLGVAPDAQGSGLGKALTTIGLRHLAAQELPTAMLYVDADNKAAVSVYERLGFVTHETDLMYRSET; this is encoded by the coding sequence ATGACCAGCGACGACATCGCACGGATCCCCGGCTCCCGTTCCATCGAGACCCACTCCGAGCTCACCCCCGCCCAGGCCGAGGCCGTCCTCGACCTGCTCGCGGCCGCCGCCCGGACGGACGGCCAGCAGGCGGTGTCCGAACAGGGCCGGCTGCAACTGCGCGGAGGCCCCCGCGACGGCGTCAGTCATCTGGTCCTCACCCTCGACGGCGAACTCGTCGGATACGCCCAGCTGGAGGACACCGACCCGGTCGAGGCGCCCGCCGCCGAACTGGTCGTCCACCCCTCCCACCGCGGCCACGGGCACGGCCGGGCCCTCGGCTCGGCCCTGCTCGCCGCCTCCGGCAAACGGCTGCGGGTCTGGGCGCACGGCGGCCACTCCGCCGCCCGCCACCTCGCCCAGGTCCTCGGACTGACGCTGTTTCGCGAACTGCGCCAGATGCGGCGGTCGTTGACCGACCTCGCACTGCCCGAGCCGGTGCTGCCCGCGGGCGTCGGCGTGCGCGCCTTCGTCCCCGGCCGGGACGACTCCGCCTGGCTCGCCCTCAACGCCGCCTCCTTCGCCCACCATCCCGAACAGGGCTCCCTCACCCAGCGCGACCTCGACGACCGCATGGCCCAGCCCTGGTTCGACCCCGCCGGCTTCTTCCTCGCCCACCGCGGCGAGCAGCTCGTCGGCTTCCACTGGACGAAGGTCCACGCCGAGGAACAGCTCGGCGAGGTGTACGTCCTCGGCGTCGCCCCCGACGCCCAGGGGAGCGGCCTGGGCAAGGCCCTCACCACGATCGGCCTGCGCCACCTCGCCGCGCAGGAACTCCCCACGGCGATGCTGTACGTCGACGCCGACAACAAGGCGGCGGTGTCGGTGTACGAACGCCTGGGCTTCGTCACCCACGAAACGGACCTGATGTACCGCTCGGAAACGTGA
- a CDS encoding ABC transporter permease translates to MSAATMTTTEPATAFAEPAREGHRVRAVLALARFEVRELLLQVPLLLTFALYVGFVALRLMHRDGMDDYPVLNTVDRQTQAEPLLFAVAVFICCNAAALRSRKSQTVQQFDVLAMEPWRRTLAHVLSVVPFAALTALVVAVEFAREALKPGAISHGSVGELAVAPLTVLLAGVLGVLLARLLPSSFVPILLSIPLYLLFVLASAAEDSGRWAGWLSPFLFVVQGGGDPVPSDLLGRPAGWHALYVTGLCAVLTCVALLRSGGRTRAVWAAAVLALAVTVTGAVGQYPRDAKALDTARETAAATPQKVQSCERRGRSTYCSFDEWSGVRSEWAEVVDRVQSAAGGTAAGARLTIRQRVYIDDQVEVDGALTPSTTPGEVTVGTRWGGNRVPEFAVGAAVVLVGGREDMTTQDLCDDARAVTVMWLVLSTDPTPTATFQNVRLDDSLSGPAVVLAPTNGMSLTGPQTTVLQELLKRPRAAMTARVKAHWAQLTSPRTTTAQAARLLGVEVPKEAEKCEE, encoded by the coding sequence ATGAGCGCGGCGACCATGACGACCACCGAGCCGGCGACGGCGTTCGCCGAGCCCGCGCGCGAGGGGCACCGCGTCCGGGCCGTCCTCGCCCTCGCCCGGTTCGAGGTCCGGGAACTGCTGCTTCAGGTTCCGCTGCTGCTGACCTTCGCCCTCTACGTCGGCTTCGTGGCCCTGCGGCTCATGCACCGGGACGGCATGGACGACTATCCCGTCCTCAACACCGTCGACCGGCAGACCCAGGCGGAGCCTCTGCTGTTCGCCGTCGCCGTGTTCATCTGCTGCAACGCGGCCGCGCTGCGCTCCCGCAAGAGCCAGACGGTGCAGCAGTTCGACGTCCTGGCGATGGAGCCCTGGCGGCGCACCCTCGCCCATGTGCTGTCCGTGGTGCCGTTCGCGGCGCTCACCGCGCTCGTCGTCGCGGTCGAGTTCGCGCGGGAGGCGCTGAAGCCCGGCGCGATCAGCCACGGCTCGGTGGGGGAGCTGGCCGTCGCGCCCCTGACCGTGCTGCTGGCCGGTGTCCTGGGAGTGCTGCTGGCCCGTCTGCTGCCGTCCTCCTTCGTTCCCATACTGCTCTCGATCCCCCTCTACCTGCTCTTCGTCCTCGCCTCCGCAGCGGAGGACTCGGGCCGGTGGGCGGGCTGGCTCTCACCGTTCCTCTTCGTCGTCCAAGGCGGCGGCGACCCGGTGCCCAGCGATCTGCTCGGCCGCCCGGCCGGCTGGCACGCCCTGTACGTGACGGGTCTGTGCGCGGTGCTGACCTGCGTGGCGCTGCTGCGGTCCGGCGGCCGGACCCGGGCCGTCTGGGCGGCTGCCGTCCTCGCGCTGGCAGTGACCGTGACCGGTGCGGTCGGCCAGTACCCGCGCGACGCGAAGGCGTTGGACACGGCCCGCGAAACGGCGGCCGCCACCCCGCAGAAGGTCCAGTCGTGCGAGCGGCGCGGCCGCTCGACCTACTGCTCCTTCGACGAGTGGAGCGGTGTGCGTTCCGAATGGGCCGAGGTCGTCGACCGCGTGCAGTCCGCGGCCGGCGGCACGGCTGCCGGGGCACGCCTGACGATCCGCCAGCGTGTCTACATCGACGACCAGGTGGAGGTCGACGGAGCCCTCACGCCCTCCACCACGCCGGGCGAGGTGACCGTCGGCACCCGCTGGGGCGGCAACCGCGTCCCCGAGTTCGCGGTCGGCGCCGCCGTCGTCCTGGTAGGGGGCAGGGAGGACATGACGACGCAGGACCTCTGCGACGACGCGCGTGCGGTGACCGTCATGTGGCTGGTCCTGAGCACCGACCCCACCCCGACGGCGACCTTCCAGAACGTGCGGCTCGACGACAGCCTCAGCGGCCCGGCCGTCGTCCTGGCCCCGACGAACGGAATGAGCCTGACGGGCCCGCAGACGACGGTCCTCCAGGAACTGCTGAAGCGTCCGCGTGCGGCGATGACGGCACGCGTCAAGGCCCACTGGGCGCAGCTGACGTCTCCGCGCACGACGACCGCGCAGGCGGCGAGGCTCCTGGGCGTCGAGGTGCCCAAGGAGGCGGAGAAGTGCGAGGAGTAG
- a CDS encoding ABC transporter ATP-binding protein, giving the protein MTTASVSGPVPEPGPEPVSGATGPAAGSAAGPVTGHGGRGASGPATLTATDLSLRFGATRALDGVSLRLRRGVTGLLGPNGAGKTSLLRVLATAVPPGGGRFTALGHDPGTASGRLALRRTLGYLPQNPGFHTDFTAFDFVDYVAILKELTDRSARLREVRRVLDAVDLSDVRGTRIKRLSGGMRQRVALAAALVGDPGFLVLDEPTVGLDPEQRMRFRELIAEAGEGRTVLLSTHLTEDVAMLCHRVVVLARGRVRFEGAPAELTARAAGRVWSSAERDPGALAGWRTGTGAFRNVGDPPKGADLLEPTLEDGYLLALDADGDSAAVTA; this is encoded by the coding sequence ATGACCACCGCATCCGTCTCGGGACCCGTTCCGGAGCCCGGTCCGGAGCCCGTTTCCGGGGCGACCGGGCCCGCCGCCGGGTCCGCCGCCGGACCTGTCACCGGGCACGGCGGCCGTGGCGCCTCGGGTCCCGCCACCCTCACGGCCACCGACCTGTCGCTGCGCTTCGGCGCGACCCGGGCCCTCGACGGGGTCTCACTCCGGCTGCGCAGGGGCGTCACGGGTCTGCTGGGTCCCAACGGCGCGGGAAAGACGAGCCTGTTGCGGGTGCTGGCCACGGCCGTCCCGCCCGGCGGCGGCCGGTTCACGGCCCTCGGCCATGATCCCGGCACCGCCTCCGGACGACTCGCCCTGCGCCGCACGCTCGGCTATCTGCCGCAGAACCCCGGCTTCCACACGGACTTCACGGCCTTCGACTTCGTGGACTACGTGGCGATCCTGAAGGAGCTGACCGACCGCTCCGCCCGGTTGCGCGAGGTGCGGCGCGTGCTGGACGCCGTCGACCTCTCCGACGTGCGCGGGACCCGCATCAAGCGGCTGTCCGGCGGCATGCGTCAGCGCGTCGCCCTGGCCGCGGCCCTCGTCGGGGACCCCGGCTTCCTGGTGCTGGACGAACCGACCGTGGGTCTCGACCCCGAACAGCGGATGCGTTTCCGGGAGTTGATCGCCGAGGCGGGCGAGGGCCGCACGGTGCTGCTGTCCACGCACCTGACGGAGGACGTGGCGATGCTCTGCCACCGTGTGGTGGTGCTGGCCCGCGGCCGGGTCCGCTTCGAGGGCGCTCCGGCCGAGCTGACCGCCCGCGCGGCGGGCCGGGTATGGAGCAGCGCCGAACGCGACCCCGGCGCTCTGGCAGGCTGGCGCACCGGCACCGGCGCCTTCCGGAACGTGGGGGACCCCCCGAAGGGCGCCGACCTGCTGGAACCCACCCTGGAGGACGGGTACCTGCTCGCTCTCGACGCCGACGGCGACAGTGCGGCGGTGACGGCATGA
- a CDS encoding zf-HC2 domain-containing protein yields the protein MTWHVAEDDLRAYAQGELAPPLLWSADAHLTGCALCRARLAEAVDPVALDAAWERLDAELDAPRPGPVERLLTRLGVADHTARLLAATPVLRRSWLLSVLFLLVTTVLAVRVADRPTLFLALAPLLPLAGVALSYGPSLDPTYEMAVVAPLHGFRLLMIRTVAVLTAGLVCNGLATLALPAYGLLALAWLLPALALTATGLALSARLGSVLAPTLVGGGWLTLLVFTGNQTRAHDTLAPFTAGGQAAAAAVTALAALLLYQGRDRFDARPLGGFHNGGAA from the coding sequence ATGACGTGGCACGTGGCGGAGGACGACCTGCGCGCCTACGCGCAGGGTGAGCTGGCACCACCCCTGCTGTGGTCCGCCGACGCCCATCTCACCGGGTGCGCCCTGTGCCGGGCCCGGCTCGCCGAAGCCGTCGACCCGGTCGCCCTGGACGCCGCCTGGGAGCGGCTGGACGCCGAGCTGGACGCGCCGCGGCCGGGCCCGGTCGAGCGGCTGCTGACGCGGCTCGGCGTGGCCGACCACACCGCGCGGCTGCTCGCCGCGACACCGGTGCTGCGTCGCTCCTGGCTGCTCTCGGTGCTGTTCCTGCTGGTCACGACGGTGCTGGCGGTGCGCGTGGCGGATCGGCCGACGCTGTTCCTCGCGCTCGCCCCGCTGCTCCCGCTCGCGGGGGTCGCCCTGTCCTACGGGCCGTCGCTCGACCCGACGTACGAGATGGCGGTGGTCGCCCCGCTGCACGGCTTCCGGCTGCTGATGATCCGCACCGTGGCGGTGCTCACCGCGGGGCTGGTCTGCAACGGCCTGGCGACGCTGGCCCTTCCGGCGTACGGGCTGCTGGCCCTGGCCTGGCTGCTGCCGGCGCTCGCCCTGACGGCCACGGGGCTCGCGCTGAGCGCCCGGCTGGGTTCGGTCCTCGCGCCGACCCTGGTCGGCGGGGGATGGCTGACGCTGCTGGTCTTCACCGGGAACCAGACGCGGGCACACGACACGCTCGCCCCGTTCACGGCCGGGGGCCAGGCGGCCGCGGCGGCGGTGACGGCCCTCGCCGCCCTCCTGCTCTACCAGGGCCGGGACCGCTTCGACGCGCGTCCCCTGGGCGGCTTCCACAACGGCGGCGCCGCATGA
- a CDS encoding RNA polymerase sigma factor, with product MSETRSDGELLRAIAADRDRHAFEELYRRYAPWLTARMRGRCADAAIVDDVVQETFLAVWRGTARHREQGSSDAAGWLWRIASRRLVDAVRGDGARGRLRQTLARLRHRDEASAEERVLAGVEHGDLAGALTRLSPELRAVLQATVIDGLTTREAAVLLGIPPGTVKTRALRARKQLREALA from the coding sequence GTGAGCGAAACGAGAAGCGACGGGGAGCTGCTGCGGGCCATCGCGGCGGACCGGGACCGTCATGCCTTCGAGGAGCTGTACCGGCGGTACGCCCCATGGCTGACCGCGCGCATGCGCGGCCGGTGCGCCGACGCGGCGATAGTCGACGACGTCGTCCAGGAGACGTTCCTCGCCGTGTGGCGCGGCACGGCCCGCCACCGTGAGCAGGGCTCCTCCGACGCGGCCGGCTGGCTGTGGCGCATCGCCTCGCGTCGTCTGGTGGACGCCGTGCGCGGGGACGGGGCGCGTGGCCGGCTGCGGCAGACGCTGGCCCGGCTGCGCCATCGCGACGAGGCCTCGGCGGAGGAACGCGTGCTCGCGGGAGTCGAGCACGGTGATCTCGCCGGGGCCCTCACCCGCCTCTCGCCGGAGCTGCGTGCCGTTCTCCAGGCCACCGTCATCGACGGGCTCACCACCCGGGAGGCGGCCGTGCTGCTCGGCATCCCGCCCGGCACCGTCAAGACGCGGGCCCTGCGTGCCCGCAAGCAACTGCGGGAGGCGCTGGCATGA